The proteins below are encoded in one region of Cystobacter ferrugineus:
- a CDS encoding BlaI/MecI/CopY family transcriptional regulator, with protein sequence MSEPKLPRPTDAELAILQVLWERGPSTVREVHEALNKGDASTGYTTVLKLMQIMTEKGLVERDESQRAHVYRTRVSQQKTQRQLVTDLLNRAFGGSPARLAMQALSTKKASAEELAELRQLLDTLEEEEKP encoded by the coding sequence ATGAGTGAACCCAAGCTGCCCCGCCCGACGGACGCGGAGCTGGCCATTCTGCAGGTGCTGTGGGAGCGCGGCCCGAGCACGGTGCGCGAGGTGCACGAGGCGTTGAACAAGGGCGACGCCAGCACGGGCTACACGACGGTGCTCAAGCTGATGCAGATCATGACGGAGAAGGGGCTCGTCGAGCGGGACGAGTCCCAGCGGGCGCACGTGTACCGCACGCGGGTCTCGCAACAGAAGACGCAGCGCCAGTTGGTGACGGACCTGCTCAATCGCGCGTTTGGCGGCTCGCCCGCGCGGCTGGCCATGCAGGCCCTGTCGACGAAGAAGGCCTCGGCCGAGGAGCTCGCCGAGCTGCGGCAATTGCTGGACACCCTGGAAGAGGAGGAGAAGCCATGA
- a CDS encoding ABC transporter ATP-binding protein: MQPVISVKNLSKTYASGFQALKSINLEIRSGEIFALLGPNGAGKTTLISIICGIVNPSTGTVLADGHDIVSDFRAARAKIGLVPQELSTDAFESVWATVNFSRGLFGKPPNPAYVEKVLRDLSLWDKKDSRIMTLSGGMKRRVLIAKALSHEPRILFLDEPTAGVDVELRHDMWEMVRGLRERGVTIILTTHYIEEAEKMADRIGVIRKGELILVEDKAVLMRKLGTKQLTLRLRSPLERIPEALAGLALELSADGNTLVYTFDTQKQEETGIATLLRRLGEHGIDFKDLHSSESSLEDIFVSLVRARS; the protein is encoded by the coding sequence GTGCAGCCGGTGATTTCCGTCAAGAACCTCAGCAAGACCTACGCCTCGGGATTCCAGGCGCTCAAGTCCATCAACCTGGAGATTCGGAGTGGGGAGATCTTCGCCCTGCTCGGGCCCAACGGGGCGGGCAAGACCACGCTGATCAGCATCATCTGCGGGATCGTCAACCCGAGCACGGGCACGGTGCTGGCCGATGGGCATGACATCGTGTCGGACTTCCGCGCGGCCCGGGCGAAGATCGGGCTGGTGCCGCAGGAGCTGTCCACCGACGCGTTCGAGAGCGTCTGGGCCACGGTGAATTTCAGCCGTGGCTTGTTCGGCAAGCCTCCCAACCCGGCCTATGTCGAGAAGGTGCTGCGCGACCTGTCGCTGTGGGACAAGAAGGACTCCCGCATCATGACGCTGTCCGGCGGAATGAAGCGCCGGGTGCTGATCGCCAAGGCGCTGTCGCACGAGCCGCGGATCCTCTTCCTCGACGAACCCACCGCGGGCGTGGATGTCGAGCTGCGCCATGACATGTGGGAGATGGTGCGGGGCCTGCGCGAGCGCGGGGTGACGATCATCCTGACCACGCACTACATCGAGGAGGCGGAGAAGATGGCCGACCGCATCGGGGTGATTCGCAAGGGCGAGCTCATCCTGGTCGAGGACAAGGCGGTGCTGATGCGCAAGCTCGGCACGAAGCAGCTCACCCTGCGGCTGCGCAGTCCGCTCGAGCGCATCCCCGAGGCGCTGGCCGGGCTGGCGCTCGAGCTGTCCGCGGATGGGAACACGCTGGTGTATACCTTCGACACCCAGAAGCAGGAGGAGACCGGCATCGCGACGCTGCTGCGGCGGCTGGGCGAGCACGGCATCGACTTCAAGGATCTGCATTCCAGTGAGAGCTCGCTGGAGGACATCTTCGTCAGCCTCGTGAGGGCCCGGTCATGA
- a CDS encoding ABC transporter permease, with amino-acid sequence MNVYAIRAIYRFEMARTFRTLMQSIASPVLSTSLYFVVFGSAIGSRMGQIDGVSYGAFIIPGLLMLSLLSESISNASFGIYMPKWSGTIFEVLSAPVSYVEVVIGYVGAAATKSIMLGALILATARIFVPYEIAHPFWMVGFLVLTAVTFSMFGFIIGVWADGFEKLQIIPLLVVTPLTFLGGAFYSIHMLPPVWQKITLFNPVVYLISGFRWSFYGSSDVNVEVSLGMTLVFLSACLVGVGWIFKTGYKLKS; translated from the coding sequence ATGAACGTGTATGCGATTCGCGCCATCTACCGATTCGAGATGGCACGCACCTTCCGCACGCTGATGCAGAGCATCGCCTCGCCGGTGCTGTCCACCTCGTTGTACTTCGTGGTGTTCGGCTCGGCGATCGGCTCGCGCATGGGCCAGATCGACGGGGTCAGCTACGGGGCCTTCATCATTCCGGGGCTGCTCATGCTGTCGTTGTTGAGCGAGAGCATTTCCAATGCCTCGTTTGGCATCTACATGCCGAAGTGGTCGGGCACGATCTTCGAGGTGCTGTCCGCGCCGGTGTCCTATGTCGAGGTGGTGATTGGCTACGTGGGGGCCGCGGCCACCAAATCGATCATGCTGGGCGCGCTGATCCTGGCGACGGCCCGGATCTTCGTGCCCTATGAGATCGCGCATCCGTTCTGGATGGTGGGCTTCCTGGTGCTCACCGCGGTCACCTTCAGCATGTTTGGCTTCATCATTGGCGTCTGGGCGGACGGTTTCGAGAAGCTGCAGATCATTCCGCTGCTCGTCGTCACCCCGCTGACCTTCCTCGGAGGCGCCTTCTATTCCATCCACATGCTGCCGCCCGTCTGGCAGAAGATCACCCTGTTCAACCCGGTGGTGTATCTGATCAGCGGTTTCCGCTGGAGCTTCTACGGATCCTCCGACGTCAACGTCGAGGTCAGCCTGGGCATGACCCTGGTGTTTCTCTCCGCGTGCCTCGTCGGTGTGGGGTGGATCTTCAAGACGGGATACAAGCTGAAGTCCTGA
- a CDS encoding ATP-binding domain-containing protein, producing the protein MSSLNADQQRRVAHQLRLLATMRAQHPGGVPPYFAHMRLETGPREVDVLLAASTHVGPSLSLIDWRTAPLAEVFFSYEEGEEYDIEVGERVVSGRLLEKNLLGFEAGALVWIDTGDEARLECTGTDWHRSEDAPRPHLALRPAEARGPFRSPLEVRLDPAQQRVVDLPRDRSVLLLGEAGFGKTTVALHRLVELQREAGPGFRGAVLVPTEGLSRLTRLMLERRGVEGIDVWTYTQWAASVARSVFKDLPRRESVDATSGVIRLKRHPALRGLLEEFIQRHPRPLRDEDRPTTSRARASRVDLEHLFGDRSWMERLLSATEGALPLSVAAEVTEHTRIQFLDPTEVEYAHVDRENLVTVDGQRIDAGTPMEDADSVDPEDYAVLFELERLRARADGVKPSFLAAYDCMVLDEAQEFAPLELALMRRGLRPGGTFIVAGDAAQQVDPTSFFDGWDAVLEELAVPRAERAVLEVSYRCPDDVTALARSLIDPERAAPHDPPSITHCRRNNLFHLAVWLTRESRTVLAEDPSASLTLICRSPEAARTFAHALRHGPPARLAFAGQFEFRPGLTVTCVQEIKGLEFDYVLIPDATAGTYPDTPESRRALYVAVTRATHRLGLGSAGAWSPLLTSSPR; encoded by the coding sequence GTGTCCTCGCTGAACGCCGACCAGCAACGACGGGTCGCTCATCAACTGCGGCTGCTCGCCACCATGCGCGCCCAGCATCCAGGCGGCGTGCCCCCGTACTTCGCCCACATGCGGCTGGAGACCGGCCCGCGCGAGGTGGATGTGCTGCTCGCCGCCAGCACCCACGTCGGCCCGTCCCTCTCGCTCATCGACTGGCGGACGGCGCCCCTCGCCGAGGTCTTCTTCTCCTACGAGGAGGGAGAGGAGTACGACATCGAGGTGGGCGAGCGGGTGGTGTCGGGCAGGCTGCTCGAGAAGAACCTGCTCGGCTTCGAGGCGGGAGCGCTCGTGTGGATCGACACGGGCGATGAGGCGCGCCTGGAGTGCACCGGGACGGACTGGCACCGGAGTGAGGACGCCCCCCGCCCCCACCTGGCCCTCCGCCCCGCCGAGGCCCGCGGGCCCTTCCGCTCGCCCCTGGAGGTGCGGCTCGACCCCGCCCAGCAGCGCGTCGTGGACCTCCCCCGGGACCGGAGCGTGCTCCTGCTCGGGGAGGCGGGTTTTGGGAAGACGACGGTGGCGCTGCACCGGCTGGTCGAGCTTCAGCGCGAGGCGGGCCCTGGGTTCCGAGGCGCGGTGCTCGTCCCCACGGAGGGGCTGAGCCGGCTCACCCGGCTGATGCTCGAGCGCCGGGGCGTCGAGGGGATCGACGTATGGACCTACACGCAGTGGGCGGCGTCGGTGGCCCGGAGCGTCTTCAAGGACCTGCCCCGGCGCGAGAGCGTGGATGCGACGTCCGGAGTCATTCGCCTCAAACGCCATCCCGCGCTGCGCGGCCTCCTGGAGGAGTTCATCCAGCGCCATCCCAGACCCCTACGGGACGAGGACCGACCCACCACTTCCCGCGCCCGCGCCTCGCGCGTGGACCTGGAGCACCTTTTCGGGGACCGCTCCTGGATGGAGCGGCTCCTCTCCGCCACGGAGGGCGCCCTCCCCCTCTCGGTGGCCGCGGAGGTGACGGAGCACACGCGCATCCAGTTCCTGGATCCCACGGAGGTCGAATACGCGCACGTGGATCGCGAGAACCTCGTCACCGTCGATGGCCAACGCATCGACGCGGGCACGCCCATGGAGGACGCGGACAGCGTCGACCCCGAGGACTACGCCGTCCTCTTCGAGTTGGAGCGGCTCAGGGCCCGAGCCGATGGAGTGAAACCCAGCTTCCTCGCGGCGTATGACTGCATGGTGCTCGACGAAGCCCAGGAGTTCGCGCCCCTGGAGCTCGCGCTCATGCGCCGGGGGCTCCGGCCCGGAGGCACCTTCATCGTCGCCGGAGATGCGGCGCAGCAAGTGGACCCCACGTCGTTCTTCGACGGATGGGACGCGGTGTTGGAGGAACTCGCGGTGCCCAGGGCCGAGCGCGCCGTGCTGGAGGTGAGCTACCGCTGCCCGGACGACGTCACGGCGCTCGCCCGCTCCCTCATCGACCCGGAGCGAGCGGCCCCTCACGACCCGCCCTCCATCACCCATTGCCGGCGGAACAACCTCTTCCACCTGGCCGTCTGGCTCACGCGGGAGTCGCGCACCGTACTGGCCGAGGATCCCTCCGCGAGCCTGACGCTCATCTGCCGCTCCCCCGAGGCGGCGCGAACCTTCGCGCATGCCCTCCGGCACGGACCTCCCGCGAGACTCGCGTTCGCGGGGCAGTTCGAGTTCCGGCCCGGACTCACCGTGACGTGCGTCCAGGAGATCAAGGGGCTCGAGTTCGACTACGTGCTCATCCCAGACGCCACGGCGGGCACCTACCCGGACACGCCCGAGTCCCGTCGTGCGCTGTACGTCGCCGTCACCCGCGCGACCCATCGGCTGGGGCTCGGGAGCGCCGGAGCCTGGAGCCCGTTGCTCACAAGCTCTCCCCGGTAA
- a CDS encoding RHS repeat domain-containing protein: protein MSEQRYVYDACERLIVLYDRQSPETWLERSFSYDQGSRLVAERVQQGDQPQHSIHHAYDANGNQILDGGVHRQFGPMDEPRSHGDFRIEYDALGQATRLPGTRGELECRHNADGTLGELQASGVRWNYTYDALGRRISATNGQRTWRYGWSGLQLMWEELYEAPNAPPVRREYVYLPQGVSPIAFHEAGRTYWMQQDARQAVIAVFDDEGRLAWRARYDSFGKAHIDVGRVRQPWRLAGQYEDEGTGLHYNLGRYYSPLLKSYLSRDPAWFKEGATGYSYSANDPWNHIDPHAQWAWIAAGAIINRCSTTRFSMPRVRVDRGSKS from the coding sequence TTGAGCGAGCAGCGCTATGTCTACGACGCGTGCGAGCGCCTGATCGTCCTCTATGACCGCCAATCGCCTGAAACGTGGCTCGAACGCTCGTTCTCATACGACCAAGGCAGCCGGCTGGTGGCGGAGCGGGTTCAACAAGGAGACCAGCCTCAACACTCCATCCACCATGCCTACGACGCCAATGGCAATCAGATCCTCGATGGAGGCGTCCACCGGCAGTTTGGTCCGATGGACGAACCGCGAAGCCACGGCGACTTCCGGATCGAGTACGACGCACTCGGACAGGCCACCCGGTTGCCAGGAACCCGCGGTGAGCTGGAGTGCCGCCACAACGCGGATGGAACACTCGGGGAACTCCAGGCAAGTGGCGTCCGCTGGAACTATACCTACGATGCACTGGGCCGCCGCATCTCAGCCACGAACGGCCAGCGGACATGGCGTTATGGTTGGTCTGGTCTGCAATTGATGTGGGAGGAGCTGTACGAGGCCCCGAATGCTCCACCGGTTCGCCGCGAGTATGTCTACCTGCCCCAAGGGGTTTCACCCATCGCGTTCCACGAGGCCGGCCGGACATATTGGATGCAGCAGGATGCCCGCCAGGCCGTCATCGCCGTATTCGATGACGAGGGACGTCTCGCGTGGAGGGCGCGCTACGATTCCTTTGGAAAGGCACACATCGACGTAGGGCGCGTGCGGCAGCCGTGGCGCCTGGCGGGCCAGTACGAGGACGAAGGCACGGGGCTTCATTACAATCTGGGGAGATATTACAGCCCACTGCTCAAGAGCTATCTGTCCCGCGATCCCGCGTGGTTCAAGGAGGGTGCAACCGGGTACAGTTACAGTGCCAACGACCCATGGAACCACATCGATCCCCACGCTCAGTGGGCGTGGATCGCCGCGGGAGCCATCATTAACAGGTGCTCAACAACGCGATTCAGCATGCCCAGAGTCAGAGTCGACCGGGGCTCAAAATCATGA
- a CDS encoding DUF1501 domain-containing protein has product MTSSRRQFLRAAGLLTAAASLPRWWGEAHAATASGYAGHRAAVCVFLLGGNDSNNLIVPRLATPHAQYLAARPNIGIKLADLLPINPVGTATGSYGLHPSLTKVQALFEQEKAAVVCNVGPLVLPMKKTDYTSGAVPRPDNLYSHSDQQDAWASGIANPSSVILPLQLIGKVTGWGGRAADKLSGLNPGEYPEVTSFGGKGLFSLGASRRPMSVATNGTLGFRATTDVAFGALQQEALAKVLALHNDVTLESSYGDTFSMAQTFANSRTTARDAAWNLLPQATREAIDALFVLPTDGGGWSLPNQLYQVLRDIVAGATPVASGGLGLKRQMFSVGLGGFDTHTGQDAAQRSLFKQLDFALDAFYRALVLVQTAFGANAPQATLFTMSDFSRTFRENSDKGTDHGWGGHALVIGDRVLGRRLYGTFPNLDLSNNAANNPDTVDSKGRWIPTLSVDQYAHSIVSWLGLSTTAERDYVFPNMKDYLAAATANGFPTAARQSKIAFMMADA; this is encoded by the coding sequence ATGACCTCCTCACGACGCCAGTTCCTCCGGGCCGCGGGCCTGCTCACCGCCGCCGCCTCCCTTCCCCGCTGGTGGGGCGAGGCGCACGCCGCCACCGCCTCCGGCTACGCGGGCCATCGCGCCGCGGTGTGTGTCTTCCTTCTGGGCGGAAACGACTCCAACAACCTCATCGTGCCCCGGCTCGCGACCCCTCATGCGCAGTACCTCGCGGCGCGGCCGAACATCGGCATCAAGCTGGCGGACCTGCTGCCCATCAACCCCGTGGGGACCGCCACCGGCTCCTATGGACTGCACCCCTCGCTCACCAAGGTCCAGGCGCTCTTCGAGCAGGAGAAGGCCGCGGTGGTGTGCAACGTGGGGCCGCTCGTGCTGCCCATGAAGAAGACGGACTACACCTCGGGCGCGGTGCCGCGGCCGGACAACCTGTACTCCCATTCCGACCAGCAGGACGCCTGGGCGAGCGGAATCGCGAACCCCTCCAGCGTCATCCTCCCCCTCCAGCTCATCGGAAAGGTGACCGGATGGGGCGGCCGGGCCGCGGACAAACTCAGCGGACTGAACCCCGGAGAGTATCCGGAGGTGACCTCGTTCGGCGGCAAGGGCCTCTTCTCCCTGGGGGCCTCACGGCGGCCCATGTCGGTGGCCACCAATGGCACGCTCGGCTTCCGGGCGACGACCGACGTCGCCTTCGGCGCCCTGCAACAAGAAGCGCTCGCCAAGGTGCTGGCCCTCCACAACGATGTCACCCTGGAGTCCTCCTATGGTGACACGTTCTCCATGGCACAGACCTTCGCCAACTCGCGCACTACCGCGCGGGATGCCGCCTGGAACCTGCTTCCGCAGGCCACGCGCGAGGCCATCGACGCCCTGTTCGTCCTGCCCACGGATGGCGGGGGCTGGTCACTGCCCAACCAGCTCTACCAGGTCCTCCGGGACATCGTCGCGGGAGCCACTCCCGTGGCGAGCGGCGGCCTGGGCCTCAAGCGCCAGATGTTCTCGGTGGGATTGGGCGGCTTCGATACCCATACCGGGCAGGACGCGGCCCAACGCTCGTTGTTCAAGCAACTCGACTTCGCGCTCGACGCCTTCTACCGGGCGCTCGTGCTCGTCCAGACGGCCTTCGGAGCCAACGCGCCACAGGCCACGCTCTTCACGATGAGCGACTTCAGCCGCACCTTCCGGGAGAACTCCGACAAGGGAACGGACCATGGCTGGGGAGGCCATGCCCTCGTCATCGGGGATCGCGTCCTCGGGCGTCGGTTGTATGGCACGTTCCCCAACCTGGACCTGTCCAACAACGCGGCGAACAACCCAGACACCGTCGACTCGAAGGGACGTTGGATTCCCACGTTGTCCGTGGACCAATATGCCCACTCCATCGTGTCGTGGCTGGGTTTGTCGACCACGGCGGAGCGCGACTACGTGTTCCCCAACATGAAGGACTACCTCGCCGCGGCGACCGCCAACGGCTTCCCGACCGCCGCGCGGCAGTCCAAGATCGCGTTCATGATGGCGGACGCGTAA
- a CDS encoding DUF1800 domain-containing protein has protein sequence MIRRTAALTLALCATGCAPEEAPPGENPVDGLQQVEQAESLAEPSEANAIRFLEQATFGPRLANGVSPQPIDSVEHVVDVGITKAITEQLSAPRYTYDGTTTSKDLGSQFFYNAIMGKDQLRQRVAFALSQILVVSQNGIGDIQATPESEPKVALAGYLNLLSTNAFGNYRTLLEGITRDPAMGNYLDMVNNRAFDTAGKAIEPNENYAREMLQLFTLGLYKLNEDGTQKLDANGVPLPAYTEAQVQAFSRALSGWTFAGATGCPTKGRSNPANYTQPMVGCDVNHDSGSQTLLRGAVTTAGAGAAVHLKEALDNVFADPNLPPFICKQLIQHLVTSNPSPAYVSRVVAVFKNNGSGVRGDLGAVVRKILEDTEARGPQPPLSLYANFGRLRPPALFITSTIRWLNGTLEQTADKNPGGKLNSWSKSLGQDVPRPSSVFSYYPPNALAPGGNGLLGPEFSILDTATATARANFVHDLLFSSTAATNGILLDYGSLPADPSDLVYWLGRYWLHDAMSSNLQLAVYNAIIDPRAGSTRRQKLALYLTSLSPEYQIQR, from the coding sequence ATGATACGTCGCACCGCCGCCCTCACCCTCGCCCTGTGCGCCACGGGTTGCGCACCGGAAGAGGCCCCCCCCGGGGAGAACCCCGTCGACGGCCTCCAGCAGGTGGAACAAGCCGAGTCGCTCGCCGAGCCCTCGGAGGCCAATGCCATCCGGTTCCTCGAGCAGGCCACCTTCGGGCCTCGCCTGGCCAACGGGGTGAGCCCCCAGCCCATCGACAGCGTGGAGCACGTGGTGGACGTGGGCATCACCAAGGCCATCACCGAGCAACTCTCGGCGCCCCGCTACACGTATGACGGGACGACCACGAGCAAGGATCTCGGCTCCCAGTTCTTCTACAACGCCATCATGGGCAAGGATCAGCTCCGGCAGCGGGTGGCCTTCGCGCTGAGTCAGATCCTCGTCGTGTCACAGAATGGCATTGGCGACATCCAGGCCACTCCCGAGTCGGAGCCCAAGGTGGCGCTGGCGGGCTACCTCAACCTGCTCTCCACGAATGCCTTCGGCAACTATCGCACCCTGCTGGAGGGAATCACCCGCGATCCCGCCATGGGCAACTACCTGGACATGGTGAACAACCGGGCGTTCGACACGGCGGGCAAGGCCATCGAGCCGAACGAGAACTACGCCCGGGAGATGCTCCAGCTCTTCACGCTCGGGTTGTACAAGCTGAACGAGGACGGCACCCAGAAGCTCGACGCCAACGGCGTGCCACTCCCCGCGTACACCGAGGCCCAGGTCCAGGCGTTCTCGCGAGCCCTCTCCGGGTGGACCTTCGCCGGTGCCACCGGCTGCCCGACCAAGGGCCGCAGCAACCCGGCCAACTATACCCAGCCGATGGTGGGCTGCGATGTCAATCACGACTCCGGGTCGCAGACGCTCCTCCGGGGCGCGGTGACGACCGCGGGAGCGGGCGCCGCGGTGCACCTCAAGGAGGCACTCGACAACGTCTTCGCCGACCCGAACCTGCCGCCGTTCATCTGCAAGCAGCTCATCCAGCACCTCGTCACCAGCAATCCCAGCCCCGCGTACGTCAGCCGGGTGGTGGCTGTCTTCAAGAACAATGGCAGTGGCGTGCGGGGTGACCTGGGCGCGGTGGTCCGGAAGATCCTCGAGGACACCGAGGCGCGCGGCCCCCAGCCGCCGCTGTCGCTCTACGCCAACTTCGGCCGGCTCCGGCCGCCCGCGCTGTTCATCACCTCCACCATCCGGTGGTTGAACGGCACGCTGGAGCAGACGGCGGACAAGAACCCGGGAGGCAAGCTCAACTCCTGGAGCAAGTCGCTCGGACAGGACGTGCCCAGGCCGTCCTCGGTCTTCAGCTACTACCCGCCCAACGCGCTCGCCCCTGGCGGCAACGGGCTGCTCGGCCCCGAGTTCTCCATCCTGGACACGGCGACGGCCACCGCCCGCGCCAACTTCGTGCATGACCTGCTCTTCTCGAGCACGGCGGCGACCAATGGCATCCTGCTCGACTACGGCTCGCTGCCCGCGGACCCGAGCGACCTGGTGTACTGGCTCGGCCGCTACTGGCTCCATGACGCGATGTCCTCGAACCTCCAGCTCGCCGTCTACAACGCCATCATCGATCCCCGCGCCGGCAGCACCCGCAGACAGAAGCTGGCCCTCTACCTCACGTCGCTCTCCCCCGAGTACCAGATCCAGAGGTAA
- a CDS encoding di-heme oxidoredictase family protein: protein MGADASQAITMIPPGTGVTAAYSPLYEPGTEVVEQLQYTEPDGTLVTFMGARPTERHARERGEAWDAPDTGPGRYFTFPTFYFQNRTFGLEIRDEVPAGRQKISVYLHVNDGTFRGTTFSLFRNINNPNVRDFGWSLNYGFNNPLEGNQPICHAGTRDCMMSFTSNWRTSPHSKLKIGDKIELAPAPRLLSPALDGGGERYYSFEQLYVVGKGMRPWYGIAPNLDSEPLPDETLLGGQASVSYNYSEEPHRVFQQMANNIGIKNTKSFVQGRRLFHTSFADGTHSEHPNSNPVFTEHKGQLGPRYNQARCIECHTANGRSAAPAVGARLATLSVLTGAAGAGDTVLPDPTYGWNVQQVPGSASGPSYGVSVASFQKTVRTLADGEQVELVKPVYSFSGPVPSLYSVRQAPQVIGMGLLEAVAEPTILALADPDDANGDGVRGVPHWVNNPETGKVHLGRFGWKATKASVRHQVGDALVKDMGVTSPVFPSVSCQKGSPDCRSTTAATSVSETELQRMSDYLSLIGVPAQRSLRSGYPEGIRVSPEHDVNPPLIQRGSAVFAEARCTSCHTAQLTTSNTHPFAELRDQTIRPYTDLLLHDMGPELADTLTEGQAAPSMWRTQPLWGLGSLKFVQGGAQNVRYLHDGRARTLTEAIMWHGGEAAGSRDRFAALPKADRDALFAFLESL from the coding sequence GTGGGCGCGGATGCGAGCCAGGCCATCACCATGATTCCTCCGGGCACCGGCGTGACGGCCGCGTACTCGCCCCTGTACGAGCCCGGCACCGAGGTCGTCGAGCAGCTCCAGTACACGGAGCCCGATGGCACCCTGGTGACCTTCATGGGCGCGCGCCCCACCGAGCGCCATGCGCGTGAGCGCGGCGAGGCGTGGGACGCTCCCGATACGGGCCCGGGCCGCTACTTCACCTTCCCCACCTTCTATTTCCAGAACCGCACCTTCGGTCTGGAGATCCGCGACGAGGTCCCCGCCGGCCGCCAGAAGATCTCGGTGTACCTGCACGTCAATGATGGCACGTTCCGGGGCACCACCTTCAGCCTGTTCCGCAACATCAACAATCCCAACGTGCGCGACTTCGGCTGGTCGCTCAACTACGGCTTCAACAACCCGCTCGAGGGCAACCAGCCCATCTGCCACGCCGGCACGCGCGATTGCATGATGTCGTTCACCTCCAACTGGCGCACGTCCCCGCACAGCAAGTTGAAGATTGGCGACAAGATCGAGCTGGCCCCCGCGCCGCGCCTGCTCAGCCCCGCCCTCGACGGTGGTGGTGAGCGCTACTACTCGTTCGAGCAGCTCTACGTGGTGGGCAAGGGCATGCGCCCCTGGTACGGCATCGCCCCCAACCTGGACTCCGAGCCGCTGCCCGACGAGACGCTGCTGGGTGGCCAGGCCAGCGTGTCCTACAACTACTCGGAGGAGCCGCACCGGGTGTTCCAGCAGATGGCCAACAACATCGGCATCAAGAACACCAAGAGCTTCGTGCAGGGACGCCGGTTGTTCCACACCTCGTTCGCGGACGGCACGCACTCCGAGCACCCGAACTCCAACCCCGTGTTCACCGAGCACAAGGGGCAGCTCGGCCCCCGCTACAACCAGGCGCGCTGCATCGAGTGCCACACGGCCAACGGCCGCAGCGCGGCGCCGGCGGTGGGCGCGCGGCTCGCCACCCTGTCGGTGCTGACCGGCGCCGCGGGTGCCGGCGACACGGTACTGCCCGATCCGACCTATGGCTGGAACGTGCAGCAGGTGCCGGGTTCCGCCTCGGGGCCCAGCTACGGGGTGAGCGTGGCGTCCTTCCAGAAGACGGTGCGCACGCTGGCCGATGGTGAGCAGGTCGAGCTGGTCAAGCCCGTCTACTCCTTCTCGGGTCCGGTGCCGTCGCTCTACTCCGTGCGCCAGGCTCCGCAGGTCATCGGCATGGGTCTGCTGGAGGCCGTGGCCGAGCCCACCATCCTGGCGCTGGCCGACCCCGATGACGCCAATGGCGACGGCGTGCGCGGCGTGCCGCACTGGGTGAACAACCCCGAGACGGGCAAGGTGCACCTCGGCCGCTTCGGCTGGAAGGCCACCAAGGCCAGCGTGCGCCACCAGGTGGGTGACGCGCTCGTCAAGGACATGGGCGTCACCTCGCCGGTGTTCCCGTCGGTGAGCTGCCAGAAGGGCTCGCCCGACTGCCGCTCCACCACGGCGGCCACGTCGGTGTCGGAGACGGAGCTCCAGCGCATGTCGGATTACCTGTCGCTCATCGGCGTGCCGGCCCAGCGCAGCCTGCGCAGCGGCTACCCCGAGGGCATCCGCGTCTCGCCCGAGCACGACGTGAACCCGCCGCTCATCCAGCGCGGCAGCGCCGTCTTCGCCGAGGCCCGTTGCACCTCGTGCCACACCGCGCAGCTGACCACGAGCAACACCCACCCGTTCGCCGAGCTGCGCGACCAGACCATCCGCCCGTACACCGACCTGCTGCTGCACGACATGGGTCCGGAGCTGGCGGACACGCTCACCGAGGGTCAGGCCGCTCCGAGCATGTGGCGCACGCAGCCGCTGTGGGGCCTGGGCTCGCTGAAGTTCGTGCAGGGCGGCGCGCAGAACGTGCGCTACCTGCACGACGGCCGCGCCCGCACGCTGACCGAGGCCATCATGTGGCACGGCGGCGAGGCGGCGGGCAGCCGCGACCGGTTCGCGGCGCTCCCCAAGGCGGACCGTGACGCGCTGTTCGCCTTCCTCGAGTCGCTGTAG